In a genomic window of Streptomyces noursei ATCC 11455:
- a CDS encoding CGNR zinc finger domain-containing protein — protein MMITHDTRCALDAVVDLLNTAPEGDSPGAPDSLTDLAALAEFVRRNDVSDVGSLGPDDLAAVRAVRARFAEVFAAGDDRAAAARLNTLVASAGTTPRLTDHDGYDWHVHYFAPGASVADHLAADGGMALSFILVAGERERLRRCEAPDCRHAFVDLSRNRSRRYCDSRTCGNRLHVAAYRARRREAAG, from the coding sequence GTGATGATCACCCATGACACCCGGTGCGCGCTGGACGCGGTCGTCGATCTGCTGAACACCGCCCCCGAGGGCGACTCCCCCGGCGCCCCGGACAGCCTGACCGACCTCGCGGCCCTCGCGGAGTTCGTCCGGCGCAACGATGTCAGCGACGTGGGATCCCTCGGCCCGGACGACCTGGCGGCCGTACGGGCCGTCCGGGCGCGGTTCGCTGAGGTCTTCGCCGCCGGCGACGACCGCGCCGCCGCCGCACGGCTGAACACGCTGGTCGCCTCGGCGGGCACCACCCCGCGACTGACCGACCACGACGGCTACGACTGGCACGTCCACTACTTCGCGCCGGGCGCCTCGGTCGCCGACCACCTGGCCGCGGACGGCGGGATGGCGCTGTCCTTCATCCTCGTCGCCGGGGAGCGCGAGCGGCTGCGGCGCTGTGAGGCACCGGACTGCCGGCACGCCTTCGTCGACCTCTCCCGCAACCGCTCGCGGCGCTACTGCGACAGCCGGACCTGCGGGAACCGGCTGCACGTCGCGGCGTACCGCGCACGGCGGCGGGAGGCGGCGGGCTGA
- a CDS encoding exonuclease domain-containing protein, with protein MPRWYDGPLAAFDTETTGIDVERDRIVSAALVVQETPRAAPRITRWLINPGVEIPEAATAVHGLTADHLALHGRWPAPVLEELARALAAQAVAGRPLVVMNAPFDLTLLERELKRHRASSLGTYLGAYPLHVLDPRVLDKHLDRYRKGRRTLTDLCAHYEVELTDAHEAAADALAALRVVREVGLRFADRLEGLQPAELHTRQAVWHAAQARGLQAWFARSGSPEPVDPHWPLRPELPSAA; from the coding sequence ATGCCGCGCTGGTATGACGGTCCACTTGCCGCCTTCGACACCGAGACGACGGGCATCGACGTGGAGCGCGATCGCATCGTCTCGGCCGCCCTGGTCGTCCAGGAGACCCCGCGCGCCGCCCCGCGCATCACCCGCTGGCTGATCAACCCGGGGGTGGAGATACCCGAGGCCGCGACCGCGGTGCACGGACTCACGGCCGATCACCTCGCGCTGCACGGCCGCTGGCCGGCGCCGGTGCTGGAGGAGCTGGCCCGCGCGCTGGCCGCCCAGGCGGTGGCCGGTCGGCCGCTGGTGGTGATGAACGCGCCGTTCGATCTCACACTCCTGGAGCGGGAGTTGAAGCGCCACCGCGCCAGCTCACTGGGCACCTATCTGGGGGCGTACCCCCTGCACGTCCTCGACCCGCGCGTCCTGGACAAGCACCTGGACCGCTACCGCAAGGGCCGTCGCACCCTCACCGATCTCTGCGCGCACTACGAGGTCGAGCTGACCGACGCCCACGAGGCGGCGGCGGACGCACTGGCCGCGCTGCGGGTGGTCCGGGAGGTGGGCCTGCGCTTCGCCGACCGGCTGGAGGGGCTGCAGCCGGCCGAGCTGCACACCCGGCAGGCGGTCTGGCACGCGGCCCAGGCCCGCGGCCTCCAGGCGTGGTTCGCCCGCAGCGGCTCCCCCGAGCCGGTCGACCCGCACTGGCCGCTGCGGCCGGAACTCCCCTCCGCGGCCTGA
- a CDS encoding DUF4365 domain-containing protein, translated as MTLAQPEPGGLSPASGRYPRPSLTSQRGGLATTACMETLQVGYLHAVAAASGCSLAQPFPDNGIDWHVSHAAPDHAVDDEVTIKVQLKCTYQTAPRPPGPTFAFTLDNDHLVKLARTPVAVHKILVVMLVPRDPEDWLRAGHDHLELRHCCYWINLAGHPVTGRRRTTVRIPTTRIFDDRALREIMTRVGAGGRP; from the coding sequence ATGACCCTCGCGCAGCCCGAACCGGGCGGGCTGTCCCCCGCAAGCGGGCGGTACCCCCGGCCCTCACTCACCTCGCAGCGCGGTGGCCTGGCCACCACGGCCTGCATGGAAACACTCCAGGTGGGCTACCTGCACGCGGTCGCCGCCGCCTCCGGGTGCTCGCTGGCCCAGCCCTTCCCGGACAACGGGATCGACTGGCACGTCAGCCACGCCGCGCCCGACCACGCCGTCGACGACGAGGTGACCATCAAGGTGCAGCTCAAGTGCACCTACCAGACCGCCCCGCGCCCGCCCGGGCCCACCTTCGCCTTCACGCTCGACAACGACCACCTGGTGAAGCTGGCCCGCACGCCGGTGGCGGTGCACAAGATCCTCGTCGTGATGCTCGTCCCGCGGGATCCGGAGGACTGGCTGCGGGCCGGGCACGACCACCTCGAACTGCGGCACTGCTGCTACTGGATCAACCTCGCCGGCCATCCGGTGACCGGTCGGCGCAGGACCACTGTGCGGATCCCGACCACGCGGATCTTCGACGACCGCGCGCTCCGCGAGATCATGACGCGGGTCGGGGCGGGAGGGAGGCCCTGA
- a CDS encoding SRPBCC family protein produces MPDSSGRSCRLHRYRFRSVWLLHAPPAVVYAVLGRAEAYPCWWPQVREVVPLDDRSGTARFRSFLPYELTVVATETLRDPGARVLEIGMRGDLAGWARWTIMPGEGGTRAVFEQEVEVRKPVLRRWALLGRPVFRINHALMMRAGRRGLRAWLARG; encoded by the coding sequence ATGCCCGACTCGTCAGGTCGATCCTGCCGCCTGCACCGCTACCGCTTCCGTAGCGTCTGGCTGCTGCATGCCCCGCCCGCCGTCGTCTACGCGGTGCTGGGGCGGGCCGAGGCGTATCCCTGCTGGTGGCCGCAGGTGCGTGAGGTCGTCCCGCTCGACGACCGCAGCGGCACCGCGCGGTTCCGGTCCTTCCTGCCGTACGAGCTGACCGTGGTGGCGACCGAGACCCTGCGGGATCCGGGGGCCCGGGTGCTGGAAATAGGGATGCGCGGGGACCTGGCCGGCTGGGCGCGCTGGACGATCATGCCGGGGGAGGGCGGTACGCGGGCCGTCTTCGAGCAGGAGGTGGAGGTCCGCAAGCCGGTGCTGCGGCGCTGGGCGCTGCTGGGACGGCCGGTGTTCCGGATCAACCACGCGCTGATGATGCGGGCCGGGCGGCGCGGTCTGAGGGCCTGGCTGGCCCGCGGGTGA
- a CDS encoding SsgA family sporulation/cell division regulator, with protein sequence MNTTVSCELHLRLVVSSESSLPVPAGLRYDTADPYAVHATFHTGAEETVEWVFARDLLAEGLHRPTGTGDVRVWPSRSHGQGVVCIALSSPEGEALLEAPARALESFLKRTDAAVPPGTEHRHFDLDTELSHILAES encoded by the coding sequence ATGAACACCACGGTCAGCTGCGAGCTGCACCTGCGCCTCGTTGTGTCGAGCGAGTCCTCACTGCCTGTACCCGCGGGCCTGCGGTATGACACGGCCGATCCGTATGCCGTGCACGCCACCTTCCACACCGGAGCCGAGGAAACGGTTGAGTGGGTCTTCGCCCGCGACCTCCTCGCCGAGGGCCTGCATCGGCCCACGGGCACCGGAGACGTCCGCGTGTGGCCGTCCCGGAGCCATGGACAGGGCGTCGTCTGCATCGCCCTGAGCTCCCCGGAGGGGGAAGCCCTCCTGGAGGCGCCGGCGCGGGCACTGGAATCGTTCCTCAAGCGGACGGATGCCGCCGTACCACCCGGTACGGAACACCGGCATTTCGACCTCGACACCGAGCTCTCCCACATCCTGGCGGAGAGCTGA